The following coding sequences are from one Dermacentor silvarum isolate Dsil-2018 chromosome 4, BIME_Dsil_1.4, whole genome shotgun sequence window:
- the LOC119450472 gene encoding vesicular glutamate transporter 3-like produces MAEQRLGKYNYLMYLGGVTSFPALSSVLALAAAVVTSGVVSDVLRDKGWLSTTGCRRLTCTGGLIIHACATMLQGLKENHWIEHIAMTALGVFVVGIETSHVDMAPRHAPVIKALSATTLEVVLGGINVFVIADSTSSQGHRLAHVFIPVAQVVVALLYLLYGRADLQSWDGQVEQSPRQEQRDDCDNDDVCNALKKGCGDDGAPQPQCSQRDIEETV; encoded by the exons ATGGCGGAGCAGCGGCTCGGCAAATACAACTACCTCATGTACCTGGGAGGCGTCACC AGCTTTCCCGCCCTGTCGTCGGTGCTGGCGTTGGCGGCGGCCGTGGTGACGAGTGGCGTGGTGAGCGACGTACTGCGCGACAAAGGCTGGCTCTCCACGACTGGTTGCAGGAGGCTCACCTGTACTGGAG GACTTATTATCCACGCCTGCGCCACGATGCTACAAGGATTAAAGGAAAACCATTGGATAGAGCACATAGCCATGACGGCCTTGGGAGTCTTTGTCGTGG GGATCGAGACCAGCCACGTGGACATGGCGCCCCGACACGCGCCCGTAATAAAAGCTTTGTCAGCCACCACACTCGAGGTCGTGCTGGGAGGCATCAACGTGTTCGTCATCGCCGACAGCA CTTCCTCGCAGGGCCACCGGCTGGCGCACGTCTTCATCCCGGTGGCGCAAGTGGTGGTAGCCTTGCTGTACCTGCTCTACGGGCGCGCAGACTTGCAGTCCTGGGACGGGCAGGTAGAACAGAGCCCGAGGCAAGAACAGCGCGACGACTGTGACAACGACGATGTCTGCAACGCCCTGAAGAAAGGCTGTGGAGATGACGGTGCGCCACAGCCTCAGTGCTCTCAGAGAGACATCGAGGAAACAGTGTGA